The proteins below come from a single Burkholderia sp. PAMC 26561 genomic window:
- the cobW gene encoding cobalamin biosynthesis protein CobW, translating into MQMRKIPVTVVTGFLGSGKTTLMRHILENAKGLRIAVIVNEFGELGIDGEILKGCSIGCEDESTTDQPNLYELSNGCLCCTVQEEFYPVMEQLVERRDQIDHVLIETSGLALPKPLVQAFNWPSIKNAFTVDAVVTVVDGPAAASGQFAANPQAVDEQRRADPNLDHESPLHELFEDQLASADLVILNKIDLIDEAQQRAVETLIRGEIPAGVKIVPAQMGQLDLHALLGLEAASETTIHLRVDHHGSVDDEGHADHHHDDFDSVVVEARVESRDAAVAALRALVDANTIYRVKGFAALPGTPMRLVVQGVGQRFDTYFDRRWTPAEAEVGTSRFVLIGEDLDQPRLQQALLDALASAPVQA; encoded by the coding sequence ATGCAAATGCGCAAGATCCCGGTCACGGTCGTCACAGGCTTCCTCGGCAGCGGCAAGACCACGTTGATGCGGCATATCCTTGAAAATGCCAAAGGGCTGCGGATCGCAGTGATCGTGAACGAGTTCGGCGAACTGGGTATCGATGGTGAGATATTGAAGGGCTGCAGCATTGGTTGCGAGGACGAAAGCACGACCGACCAGCCGAACCTCTATGAGCTTTCGAATGGTTGCCTCTGCTGCACCGTTCAGGAAGAGTTTTATCCGGTGATGGAGCAGCTCGTCGAGCGTCGCGATCAGATCGATCATGTGCTGATCGAGACCTCCGGTCTCGCCTTGCCCAAGCCGCTGGTTCAGGCGTTCAACTGGCCATCGATCAAAAATGCGTTCACGGTCGATGCCGTCGTGACCGTGGTCGATGGTCCGGCTGCTGCAAGCGGCCAGTTCGCGGCGAACCCGCAAGCCGTCGACGAACAACGCCGCGCCGATCCGAATCTCGATCACGAATCGCCGCTGCACGAGTTGTTCGAAGACCAGTTGGCGTCAGCCGATCTGGTGATTCTCAACAAGATCGACCTGATCGATGAGGCGCAGCAACGCGCCGTCGAAACGCTCATACGCGGCGAGATTCCGGCGGGCGTGAAGATCGTTCCGGCGCAGATGGGGCAACTCGACCTGCATGCGCTGCTCGGGCTCGAAGCGGCGTCGGAGACCACGATCCATCTGCGCGTGGATCATCATGGGTCGGTAGATGACGAAGGCCACGCCGACCATCATCACGACGACTTCGATTCTGTCGTGGTCGAGGCGCGCGTGGAGTCGCGCGACGCGGCGGTCGCTGCATTGCGCGCGCTGGTCGACGCCAACACGATTTATCGTGTGAAGGGCTTCGCCGCGTTGCCGGGCACGCCGATGCGTCTTGTGGTGCAGGGCGTGGGGCAACGTTTCGATACCTACTTCGATCGCCGGTGGACACCCGCTGAAGCCGAGGTCGGAACGAGCCGCTTTGTGCTCATTGGCGAAGACCTGGATCAGCCGCGTCTGCAACAAGCGCTTCTCGACGCGCTCGCCAGCGCACCTGTGCAGGCCTGA
- a CDS encoding cobalamin biosynthesis protein, with protein MQASIRASGTHGWSGTLSAWVIGIGCRRGVSIGQIDAAVCAALGNEPITHVRALASIDGKQDETALLEFAALHHLPIEFFSKDRVSQVETRASERVRTLIGVDGVCEPCALLASRDGRIVRPKIAVDGVTVAIAEDNSNQQKDNERM; from the coding sequence TTGCAAGCTTCTATCCGCGCGTCTGGAACGCACGGATGGAGCGGGACGTTGAGCGCGTGGGTGATCGGCATAGGCTGCCGGCGTGGCGTGAGCATCGGGCAGATCGATGCGGCGGTTTGCGCGGCGCTTGGCAATGAGCCGATCACGCATGTGCGCGCGCTGGCATCGATTGACGGCAAACAGGATGAAACCGCTTTGCTCGAATTCGCCGCTCTTCACCACCTGCCGATAGAATTTTTTTCGAAGGACCGCGTGTCGCAAGTCGAGACGAGAGCATCGGAACGCGTCCGGACACTGATCGGCGTCGATGGCGTCTGCGAACCGTGTGCGCTCCTGGCATCGCGTGACGGACGAATCGTACGGCCCAAGATCGCAGTGGATGGCGTGACTGTCGCCATTGCCGAAGACAACTCGAATCAACAGAAAGACAACGAGAGAATGTAA
- the cobO gene encoding cob(I)yrinic acid a,c-diamide adenosyltransferase — MKTDEEAHLRMTQRRKEGHEKKQAQASIEKGLLIVNTGTGKGKTTAAFGMAVRVLGHGMRLGVVQFIKGALHTSERDFLGAIANCDFVTMGDGYTWDTQNRDADIATARKGWDAARTMIESGEYQMVVLDELCTVLKYEYLPLDEVLGVLNARPEMLHVVVTGRHAPEALIEAADLVTEMRPVKHPYREQGVKAQRGVEF, encoded by the coding sequence ATGAAAACGGACGAAGAAGCGCATCTGCGCATGACCCAGCGTCGCAAGGAAGGCCACGAGAAAAAGCAGGCACAGGCGTCGATTGAAAAAGGCTTGTTGATCGTCAATACGGGCACGGGCAAAGGCAAGACCACGGCCGCATTCGGCATGGCCGTGCGCGTGCTCGGCCATGGCATGCGGCTTGGCGTCGTGCAGTTCATCAAGGGTGCGCTGCATACGTCGGAGCGCGATTTTCTCGGCGCGATCGCCAATTGCGACTTCGTGACGATGGGCGACGGCTACACCTGGGACACGCAGAATCGCGACGCCGATATCGCCACCGCCCGCAAGGGCTGGGACGCGGCGCGCACCATGATCGAAAGCGGCGAGTACCAAATGGTCGTGCTCGACGAACTCTGCACGGTGTTGAAATACGAATACCTGCCGCTCGATGAAGTCCTCGGCGTGCTCAACGCACGGCCCGAGATGCTGCATGTGGTCGTGACAGGCCGTCATGCCCCTGAAGCGCTGATCGAAGCGGCCGACCTCGTGACGGAAATGCGGCCGGTCAAGCATCCGTATCGCGAGCAAGGGGTCAAGGCGCAACGTGGCGTCGAGTTCTGA
- a CDS encoding cobyrinate a,c-diamide synthase: MRACPALFISAPASNQGKTTVTAALARYHRRLGRRVRVFKTGPDFLDPMILERASGAPVYALHLWMVGERGCRALLAEAAQTADLILIEGVMGLFDGTPSSADLAATFGVPVLAVIGAHGMAQTFGAVAFGLARYRDDLPFYGVLANRVASERHAQMLREAIPEGVRYCGHVSTMDDVALPGRHLGLTQAAEVEDLDARLDRAADAIGETTLRELPPSVEFAEEPREQPSCLLEGLHIAIARDAAFSFIYPANLDLLRSMGATLSHFSPLADEPFNADALYLPGGYPELHAARLAANATTAASIRAHVGAGKPVVAECGGMLYLLESLTDIDGAQHTMLGLLPGHAKMQKRLSRLAMQRIESCHGVSTGHTFHYSSVTTDMAPVLNATHATTGKEGEAFYQEGPITATYMHTYWPTNPAAAAALFRGEPL; the protein is encoded by the coding sequence GTGCGCGCCTGTCCTGCTTTATTCATCAGCGCGCCTGCATCGAACCAGGGTAAAACCACCGTGACCGCAGCGCTTGCGCGCTATCACAGACGGCTCGGCCGGCGTGTGCGCGTCTTCAAGACCGGCCCGGATTTCCTCGACCCGATGATCCTCGAACGCGCATCGGGCGCGCCCGTTTATGCATTGCATCTCTGGATGGTCGGCGAGCGCGGCTGCCGCGCGTTGCTTGCAGAAGCCGCGCAAACGGCCGACCTGATCCTGATTGAAGGCGTGATGGGTCTCTTCGACGGCACCCCCAGCAGCGCCGATCTTGCCGCGACATTCGGCGTACCGGTGCTGGCCGTGATCGGCGCGCATGGCATGGCGCAGACCTTCGGCGCGGTGGCGTTCGGGCTCGCGCGATATCGTGACGACCTGCCGTTTTACGGGGTGCTGGCGAACCGCGTGGCATCCGAGCGGCACGCGCAAATGCTGCGCGAAGCGATTCCCGAGGGCGTGCGTTATTGCGGACATGTATCGACCATGGACGACGTCGCGCTGCCCGGGCGTCATCTCGGTCTGACGCAAGCGGCCGAAGTCGAAGACCTCGATGCACGGCTGGATCGCGCCGCGGACGCCATCGGCGAGACTACGTTGCGCGAGTTGCCTCCTTCAGTTGAATTCGCCGAGGAACCTCGCGAACAGCCATCATGTTTGCTCGAAGGTCTGCACATTGCCATTGCGCGTGACGCGGCGTTTTCGTTCATCTACCCAGCCAATCTCGATCTGCTCAGATCGATGGGCGCAACGCTGTCGCACTTTTCTCCCTTGGCCGATGAACCGTTCAATGCCGATGCGCTTTATCTGCCGGGCGGTTATCCCGAGCTGCATGCCGCGCGCCTTGCCGCGAATGCGACGACGGCGGCATCGATTCGCGCGCATGTCGGAGCAGGGAAACCGGTGGTCGCCGAATGTGGCGGCATGCTGTATCTTCTCGAGTCGCTGACCGATATAGATGGCGCACAGCACACCATGCTCGGCCTCTTACCCGGCCACGCGAAGATGCAAAAGCGCCTTTCCCGCCTCGCTATGCAGCGCATCGAAAGCTGTCACGGCGTCAGTACAGGGCACACATTCCATTACTCGTCAGTGACGACCGACATGGCACCTGTCCTGAACGCAACGCACGCAACCACGGGCAAGGAAGGCGAAGCCTTCTACCAGGAAGGCCCGATTACCGCGACCTACATGCACACTTACTGGCCGACGAATCCGGCGGCAGCCGCCGCCCTTTTCCGTGGCGAACCGCTATGA
- a CDS encoding DUF1289 domain-containing protein, which translates to MTMPLETPVKTPLELAFTIERASQLQPVGSPCTDVCRLDKTTGYCEGCFRSREEIKAWKTLPDADKLGLFPALLARKAAA; encoded by the coding sequence ATGACAATGCCTTTGGAAACACCTGTAAAAACGCCGCTTGAACTCGCATTCACCATCGAACGTGCGAGCCAGCTTCAGCCCGTAGGTTCACCCTGCACGGACGTATGCCGCCTCGATAAAACCACGGGTTATTGCGAAGGCTGCTTCAGAAGCCGCGAAGAGATCAAGGCATGGAAGACATTGCCCGACGCCGACAAGCTCGGCCTCTTCCCTGCCTTGCTGGCCAGAAAAGCAGCGGCATAA
- a CDS encoding CbtA family protein produces MIRNLLIRGMIAGLVAGLLGFGFAKTFGEPSVDRAIAFESQQEQAHEQAEAAAGHPHEHGDDVELVSRGTQAGLGLLTGVSVFGTALGGLFSLVFAFSYARLGALRARGTSALLGVFGFVTVAIVPFLKYPPNPPSVGNPETIGARTALFFGMVAISLVVAVFAVRFQRRMQPTHGNWNASLIALAGYIVLMGLAYAALPSIDEVPAKFSATLLWNFRVAAIGIQAVIWTTLGLLFGVLAQREVERVPARRVATA; encoded by the coding sequence ATGATCAGAAATCTCCTCATACGCGGCATGATCGCGGGGCTGGTCGCGGGCCTGCTCGGTTTCGGGTTTGCAAAAACCTTCGGCGAGCCGTCGGTGGATCGTGCCATTGCATTCGAATCCCAGCAGGAACAGGCACATGAGCAGGCGGAAGCGGCCGCCGGGCATCCGCACGAACATGGCGACGATGTCGAACTGGTCAGCCGCGGCACGCAAGCGGGGCTAGGTTTGCTGACAGGCGTCTCGGTGTTCGGTACGGCGCTGGGCGGTTTGTTCTCGCTCGTGTTCGCGTTTTCGTATGCGCGGCTCGGTGCGTTGCGCGCCCGCGGAACGTCAGCATTGCTCGGCGTGTTCGGCTTTGTGACGGTTGCAATCGTGCCGTTTCTCAAGTATCCGCCGAACCCGCCGTCCGTGGGAAATCCCGAGACGATTGGCGCGAGAACGGCGCTCTTTTTCGGCATGGTCGCGATCTCACTCGTGGTGGCCGTGTTCGCGGTGCGGTTTCAGCGCCGCATGCAGCCGACACACGGCAACTGGAATGCGTCGCTGATTGCGCTCGCGGGTTACATCGTGCTGATGGGGCTCGCTTACGCTGCGTTGCCATCGATCGATGAAGTACCGGCGAAGTTTTCGGCGACCTTGTTGTGGAATTTCCGCGTGGCCGCAATCGGCATTCAGGCGGTGATCTGGACCACGCTCGGTTTGTTGTTCGGCGTGCTTGCACAGCGTGAAGTGGAACGTGTGCCCGCGCGGCGTGTAGCAACGGCTTGA
- a CDS encoding CbtB domain-containing protein: MNQANPTANLSAMNPAFDAPVPIPVREVLPWAVFIGLLLLIAIYFVGAEQGATSIFQGMYIHEFVHDGRHLLGFPCH, translated from the coding sequence ATGAATCAAGCCAATCCAACGGCGAATCTGTCCGCCATGAATCCCGCATTTGATGCACCCGTACCTATTCCGGTGCGTGAGGTGCTGCCTTGGGCGGTGTTTATCGGTCTGCTTTTGTTGATCGCAATTTATTTCGTGGGCGCGGAGCAAGGCGCAACGTCGATCTTCCAGGGCATGTATATCCACGAGTTCGTGCACGACGGTCGCCATCTGCTCGGTTTCCCCTGCCACTGA